A window from Apostichopus japonicus isolate 1M-3 chromosome 2, ASM3797524v1, whole genome shotgun sequence encodes these proteins:
- the LOC139978045 gene encoding kelch-like ECH-associated protein 1B codes for MEGFCCIGYALSRTVSRIVKMAMPCVAAEVDENSQFEYRDFGASISYRSLKHPGSAFQVLSELRDKHELCDVTLVVDMVKFRAHRAVLASCSPYFRAMLTKGFKECKKERIDLKDVHPCTFSAIIDFMYTSEIRISECNVMELLPTAIMYQVNDIIEACCDFLERQLDPHNCLGYSIYAKEQGLDRLHKKACDFIFRNFCEVSHSEEFLKLPLPQLLTVLQQDKLNVWSECEVYDACKRWVKHDEKARNQCFGKLLGDGAIRAEHLTPCFLKRQLDKCEILRNDIRCKDYLSKIFQQLRLHRLSRIPPRHPLTARVIYTAGGYLRQSLKTFECYDPISNTWDTLACLPEARSGLGAATINGIFYCVGGRNNTAEANTDSNQLDCYNPLRNMWRTLNPMIECRNRVGVAVLDDMLYAVGGSQGCVLHNSAERYNVEEDKWTKVANMHSKRIGVGCTVVNRLLYAVGGFDGQHRLSSVECYHPENDEWLEVKPMKRQRSGAGVASIGNFIYAIGGYDGQNQLNSVERYDIENDIWEDLPPMNSRRSALSVDVIGEKLFALGGYDGEDFLPSVECFDPKDGKWRIITSMSSGRSGAGVAVGMEPCKTSMCGGFPTDINWIE; via the exons ATGGAAGGGTTTTGTTGCATCGGATACGCTTTGAGTAGAACAGTATCTAGAATTGTTAAAATGGCCATGCCTTGCGTAGCCGCCGAGGTAGATGAGAACTCTCAGTTTGAATACCGTGACTTTGGAGCGAGCATAAGCTACAGGAGCCTCAAGCACCCCGGCAGTGCTTTCCAGGTCCTCAGTGAATTGCGAGACAAACACGAACTCTGCGATGTCACCCTGGTAGTAGATATGGTGAAGTTTAGGGCTCACAGGGCAGTCCTAGCCTCATGTAGTCCTTACTTTAGAGCAATGTTAACCAAAGGATTTAAAGAGTGTAAGAAAGAGAGGATTGATTTAAAAGATGTTCACCCTTGCACGTTTTCAGCCATCATTGACTTTATGTATACCTCAGAAATTAGGATCAGCGAATGTAACGTAATGGAACTGCTGCCGACGGCGATAATGTATCAAGTTAACGACATCATCGAAGCTTGTTGTGATTTTTTGGAGAGACAGCTGGACCCCCATAATTGTCTAGGTTATTCAATTTATGCAAAGGAACAAGGGCTCGATCGCCTCCACAAGAAGGCCTGCGATTTCATTTTCCGAAACTTTTGTGAAGTTTCCCATTCCGAAGAATTCCTTAAGCTTCCTTTACCCCAGTTATTAACAGTACTACAGCAAGATAAACTGAACGTTTGGAGCGAGTGCGAGGTGTACGACGCTTGTAAACGCTGGGTCAAACACGACGAGAAAGCGAGGAATCAGTGCTTTGGAAAACTGTTAGGGGATGGTGCAATACGGGCAGAACATTTGACCCCATGCTTTCTCAAGCGGCAGCTTGACAAGTGTGAAATACTGAGGAATGACATCCGTTGCAAGGACTATTTATCGAAGATATTTCAGCAGCTGAGGTTACACAGGTTATCGAGAATCCCTCCACGACATCCATTGACTGCCAGAGTTATATACACTGCTGGCGGATACTTAAGGCAGTCCCTTAAAACATTTGAGTGCTACGATCCCATATCGAACACGTGGGACACCCTAGCTTGCCTTCCAGAGGCTAGGAGCGGACTCGGAGCCGCCACTATCAACGGCATCTTCTATTGCGTCGGTGGGAGGAATAATACCGCAGAGGCAAACACCGATTCCAACCAGTTAGATTGTTACAACCCTCTGAGGAATATGTGGAGGACATTGAATCCTATGATAGAGTGCAGGAACAGAGTGGGGGTAGCGGTTCTCGACGATATGCTCTATGCAGTCGGAGGATCTCAGGGGTGTGTTCTTCATAACTCAGCTGAAAG GTACAATGTTGAAGAAGACAAATGGACCAAGGTGGCAAATATGCACAGTAAGAGGATAGGTGTCGGGTGCACAGTTGTCAACAGACTACTGTATGCAGTAGGAGGCTTTGATGGACAGCACAGGCTAAGTTCAGTCGAATGTTATCATCCAGAAAATGATGAATGGCTGGAAGTCAAACCCATGAAGAGGCAGAGGAGTGGTGCTG GTGTCGCTAGTATAGGCAACTTTATCTACGCTATAGGAGGTTATGATGGCCAGAATCAGTTGAATAGTGTGGAACGTTACGATATTGAGAACGATATTTGGGAGGACTTACCACCCATGAACTCTCGCAGAAGTGCCCTGAGTGTTGATGTCATCGGAGAGAAACTCTTTGCTCTCG GTGGGTATGATGGAGAGGACTTCCTCCCTTCGGTAGAATGCTTTGACCCAAAGGACGGAAAGTGGAGGATCATTACCAGCATGAGCTCCGGACGAAGCGGCGCTGGTGTAGCAGTCGGGATGGAGCCATGTAAGACCAGTATGTGTGGGGGATTTCCCACagacattaattggatagagTGA